From Pirellulales bacterium:
TGACTTCCGTCGAACGATAGGCTTTGCTCTTGCTCACGGGGACGACCTCCTAAAAACAGGGTTTGGGGTTGGTTAAAACAATAACTCAACCTTAACCCTTTCGAGGCGTCCCCGCTCTTTACCCCTCTATAGCCAACTACGCTGATTCGAATGTGCTGAAGCTCGATGTCATTTATGAAGACAATCACCTGCTGGTCGTCAACAAGCCGGCCGGAATTGCCACCCAAGGCGCCGAGGCGCACCAATCCAGCCTGCTGACGCTGGCCAAACAGTATATCAAGCAAAAGTACCGCAAGCCGGGCAAGGTTTATCTCGGCACGGTCAGCCGCCTCGACGCCGCGGTGTCGGGCGTGGTGGTGTTCGCGCGCACGTCCAAGGCGGCCGCCCGGCTGAGCGAACAGTTTCGAGAGCAGACCGTCAAAAAGCTCTACTGGGCGGTGGTGTCGGGCAATCCGGCCGAGAGCGACACGTGCGTCGATTGGCTCGCCAAGGACGAGCCGCGGCAACGGATGCGGGTGGTCGAGCCGGGCACGGCCGGCGCCCAGCTTGCCCGGCTGACGTATCGCCGTCTGCGGCGCCTGGCGGCCGGCTGGCTGCTGGAAATTACCCTTGAGAGCGGCCGAAAGCACCAGATTCGCGTGCAGCTTGCCGGCCGGCGGTTGCCGGTGGTGGGCGACCGCAAGTACGGCAGCGGCGAAACTTTTTCGCAGGGGATTGCCCTCCACGCTCGTATGCTACAATTAGTGCATCCCACGCGCGACGAGGCCATGATCTGGAAGGCCGAGCCTCCGGCGGCATGGAGCGCGTTGGGACTGAAACCTTGACGATGGCCTCATCTTGGAAGCAGGGCGGAACTTTCCGGCTTCCGCAGGGGTTTTGAATACGCGACACGCGGCCTCGCGCCGCGGTTTGTCGGCAGACGCGGCCCTCGGCCGCGTTGCAGCGGCAAGACGCCCGCCGTTGTCAAGGTATATCCTTGGAAAAAGCAGATCGCCGTGTTAATGTGGAGGTGCGGTGCGTCGCGGAATTCGTGAGAATTCCGGGGCCTTGTAAGATTCTGGAGCCTGATCCGTCTCGTGTCGAAGTCGATTTTCCAACAATCTGCCATTGCCAGCGGACTGCTGACCCGTCAGGAGTTGGACGAAGCCATTGCGCTGGCCAGCGCCGAGCGGCATAAGAGCGGGGCTGTCAGCGACGAACGGCTGGCCAAGAAGCTGATCGACTTGGGCAAGATCAACCGCTGGCAGGCCCAGGAATTGGGCCGGGGCCGGATCAAGTTCACGCTCGGCGCCTACCACCTGATCGACTCGCTCGGCAAGGGCGGCATGGGCGAGGTCTATAAAGCGGAGCACTCGGTGATGGGGCGCATGGTCGCCGTCAAAGTGCTGCCGCCGCACAAGACCACGCCCGAATCCGTCGCCAGCTTCATTCGCGAGATACGCACCCAGGCCCAGCTCGACCACGAAAACCTGGTGCGCGCCTACGATGCCGGCCACGACCTCAACGTCCACTTCCTGGTTACCGAATACGTTCCGGGCAACAACTTGCGGAACTTGATCCGTCGCGAAGGCCGGCTGAGCATGCAGTCGGCGGCGTCGATCATTTCGCAGGGCGCGCGGGGGCTGGCCTACGCCCACAGCCGCGGCCTGATTCACCGCGACGTCAAGCCCGGCAATTTGTTGGTCACGAACGACGGGCACACCAAGGTTTCCGATCTAGGTTTGTCGGGCTACTTCAATGATCCGGAGCAGACCGACATTCACGGCGGCAAAGTGGTCGGCACGGCCGACTATCTGGCGCCCGAGCAGATCACCGCTCCGGAGCGGCCCACGCCGGTGAGCGACATCTACGCCTTGGGTTGCACGATGTACTACGCCGTCACGGGCAAGGTGCCGTTTCCCGGCGGCACGCCCCGCGAGAAGGCGCGCAAACACTGCCACGAATACCCGCTCGACCCGCGTCGGCTGAATTCCGAACTCAGCGACGAATTTGTGGAAGTCATCGCCGACATGATGGCCAAGGCGCCGGAAGAGCGGATTCCCACGGCCAATGACGTCATGGCCCGCCTGGCTCCGTGGGTGGAAGGCACGATGGAGCCGCGCCGCGAGGCGGCCCTGGCGGCTCCGGTGCAGTTGAGCTATTCTCCGCCCCGCCCGGTGCCCACGCTCAGCGACACCACGCCGATTTTCGTCTCGCCGCCGGCCGAAGACCCCAGCCAGGTCGAGAGTCCCAGCCAGCTTTCGCTGGGCACCCAGCCGGTCGGCATGGCGAGCCAAGAGACCGTGCCGATGTATCCGCTGGAGCCGAGCATCTGGCAATCGCAGTTTGGCGACATCTCGCCGTTGGTAAAGATACTGATCGGCGTGGGCATGATCACGGCCATCGGCACGATTCTGGCGGTCGTCATCGGCCTGATCTACGCGGCGGCCACTTCGCCGTAAGCGGTCTCGACCAGCCATATCGGCTGCACCTTGGAGGTAAGGTGGGGCCAGCGAGCTTGCGAGCGCCGGCCCACCGTGTTGGACGTAGACCATCGCCAAAGCCAATCAACGTTTAGGAACCCTGCCGCGCGAGTTCCGCCGCCCATTGCGAATCGGCGTCGTCGAGACGTGCCGGCGAAGGAGCAGTGTAGTCCACGTCGTTGTCGTAACCGCCCCGCTCGTAGGTTTCCTCAAAAACGGCCCCCAGCTCCAGGGCGACATCAGGGTCGCCCGGCAGCAAGGGGATGGCAATTGTCGGCAATGGCTGGCGGACGCCCCAGGGAACGATCTGGCACATGGGCCGTTGGTCGGCCCTCGAAACGAAGGCGTAATAGCGTGCGGGCGGCAGGGGTTTCGCCAAGGGCAGTCGCTGCCCGCCAATCAATAGGTCCAGTTCCACCAGATGCACCGGCTGACAGAGAATCGCGTTGCGCTTTGCCAGATAATCGCCCCGGCCCTGACCGGTCTTGTTCGTCGGCGAAAGCAATTCAATGATTCCGACGAGCGAACGTTCGGGCCGATGATAAATCTGAACGTAGGTTTCACGCGATTGCCCGAAATCGCCTGTCATGTCAAACAGCAGGGTTCGCTCGTTGATGCGAGCGTGGTAACCGCGGGGCAGCCGCTGTCGAATTTGGTGCCGCAAGCAGCTTATGAATTCCGAATGGAAATCGGGCCATACGCCCGGATCTTCCAGATACGGATTCACTCCTGGAAAGGGATTAGGCATTGTCATTGCTCAGCGTGGAAGGGCAGACCATTCTAATCGGCCGCGACTCTTGCATCCACCGTCCCTTGCGCGCTGCGCGGATCGAGCTGCCGCATGAGTCTTGTGTTCGCCGGCACCCATCGTAAAATGTTGATGCGTGTTGAACACTGCCCCGCCATATAAGGAGTCACCCGCCATGTCGCGATCCAGCCGCCGCCATTTTCTCAAAACCTCGCTCGCCGCCGCCGGTGCCGCGGGAGTTGCCACCTTCGCCGGTACCCAAGCATCGGCCAAAGCGCGGGGTGCCAACGACGCCATCCGCGTCGGCATCGCAGGACTCAACGGACGCGGCGGCGAACACTTGAAACAGTTTGCTTCGCTCCCCGGCGTGGAAATCACCTATTTGATCGATCCCGATCAAAAGGTGCTCGAGCGCCGCGTGAAGGAAGTCGAGTCGCTCACCGGCCGCAAGCCGCAGGCAATCCAGGACGTTCGCAAGGCGCTGGACGACAAAGAACTCGACGTGATCACCGTCGCCACACCGAACCACTGGCACTCGCTGATCGCCATCTGGGCCTGCCAGGCGGGCAAAGACGTGTACGTCGAAAAGCCGTGCAGCCACAACGTTCACGAAGGCCGCATCGCCGTCGAAACGGCCCGCAAATACAACCGCATCGTGCAGCACGGCACCCAAAGCCGCAGCGATAGCGACTGGGCCGGCGCGGTCGATTTCGTCCGATCGGGCAAGGCCGGAAAGCTGCAAGTCGCACGCGGCCTGGTCTATAAGCCGCGCCCCAGCATCGGCTTCAAAAAGGCGGAAGCTCCGCCCGATTATCTCGACTTCAATCTCTGGCTCGGCCCCGCGACGGAGCAGCCGTTCCACCGCAACCTGGTGCATTACAACTGGCACTGGTTCTGGGACACGGGCAACGGCGACATCGGCAACCAGGGCGTTCACCAGATGGACATCGCCCGGTGGGGCATCGACGGCGCCACGTTCCCCAAGAGCGTCATCGGCCTCGGCGGCCGCTTCGGCTACGAAGATCAGGGCCAGACCGCCAACACGCAGATCGCCGTGTTCGACTACGGCGACGCCCAGTTGATCTTCGAGGTGCGCGGCTTGCCCACCGAGAACTTTGCCCACACGGGCCACGGCAGCGACAACGTTTTCCATTGCGAAGGCGGGCTCGTCACACGCAAGCAGTTCTATCCCAAGGGGAGCGCCCAGCCGGAGCCGATTCCCAGCGCCCCGATCGGGCCGGGCAAGAACCATTTTGCCAACTTCATTTCGGCTGTCCGCAGCCGCAACCAGTCGGAGCTGAACGCCGACATTCTGGAAGGCCACTATTCGTCGGCGCTTTGCCATCTGGCGAACATTTCGTATCGCTTGGGCGAGAAGGTTCCTTTCAATCCGCAGACGAAAGCCTTCGGCGACAACAAGGAGGCTTACGAGACGCTGGCCCGGATGGAACAGCACCTGACGCGCAACGGGCTGAAGCTCGACGAGATCGATTACCTGCTTGGCCGCAAGCTTGCTTTCGACTCACAGAAAGAGTTGTTCGTCGGCGACGAGCAGGCCAACCGCATGCTGACGCGGGACTACCGCGCGCCGTTCGTGGTGCCCGAGAAAGTGGCATAGGAGGCGAGAGCCGACTGTAGGGTGGGACAAGCGAGCTTGCCGCACCCTACGCATTCACGCGCCAACTACCGGATTGCGCAGCAGCCCCAGCCCGTCGATCTCGACTTCGGCCACGTCGCCGGGCTTCAGGAAGACCTGCGGCTTGCGCGCGACGCCGACGCCGGGCGGCGTGCCGGTGAAGATCAGATCGCCCGGCTCCAGCGTGCAAACCTGCGAGACGTAGGCCACCAACTCGTCGACCGGAAAAATAAACTGGTCGGTGTTCGAGTTCTGCATTGTTTCGCCGTTCAGCCGAAAGCGAATGCCCAGCTTGCACGGATCGGCAACTTCGTCCTTCGTGACGATGGCGGGGCCGCAGGGCCCGAAGGTGTCGAAGGTCTTGCCGAGCAGCCATTGCCGGCTGGGCTTGCCCGTTTGCCAATCGCGGGCCGAAACGTCGTGTCCGGGGCAATAGCCGGCGATGTACTCATAGGCCCGCGCGCGCGGAATATCGCGTCCTCGCCTTCCGATGACGGCCACCAGCTCGGCCTCATAATCGACCTGCTGGCTGACGCGCGGCAGCACAATCGCTTCGCCATGACCGATCAGCGCCGTGGGGAACTTATTGAAGATGACGGGCTCATCGGGCGGCGTGCCGCCGGTCTCGCGCGCATGATCGGCGTAGTTCAAGCCGACGCAAATCACTTTTTGCGCGTCGGGCACGGGGGCCAGCAGTTTTTTGATCGCGGCGGGGTCGATTTCGGGGCCTTCGGCCGCGGCGCGAGCGGCCCGCTTCTGCCCGTCGTCTCCCAGAGCGAGCAGGGCCCGCATGGAAGACGGAAGCCCGCTCGCCGACAGGTCGATATACCGCTCGCCCCGCACGGCGGCGATGCGTGGTCCATCGGCGGAAAGATAACTGACGAGCCGCATGGCATATTCTCCGGTGGTCGTAATCGGACTGTAAAACAGGCGTTGTAGCATGGAATGCACCCGGTGCCCAGCCACCGCCGCGCCCGGCGGCGCCGCCGAACCGAGCGAGAACCGGGCACGCGACTCTGCTACGAGTGTTTGCTGAAGAACTCGTCGGAGGCCACGAAGCCGGCGATCACGTCTTCGTTGGTCATCAGTCCTTGAGCGAACTCGCTGACCCAGTAGTTGATTCCGGCCTGGTCGGGCGAGCGGCCCAGGAAGGTCTGGTAGTCGCCGGTGACGCGCGTGGTTTCGCGTTCCAGGCTGGTGGTGAAGCCCAGCGCCACCTGTTCTCGTGATTCGCCGCCGGCCAGTTGCGCCAGCCAGAACGATAGGCCGTTTGCATCGGCCGGTCGGTTCAGTAGTTTCAGATAAAGGGCGTTGACCCAGCCCGAGTCCGTGCCGCCCGCGTTGGTGTAGAACTCGGCCGACGCGATGAAGCCCGCTTCCAGCTCCTCGTCGGTCAGGCCGTGGTCGCGCAACTGGCTGGTCCAGTAGGCCAGGCCCGCGGCGTCGGCAGCGCGCCCCAAATACATCTCGTAAGCGGGCGTGATTATCTTGTCGGCGTAATACTCGTCGCTGTGCGTCAAAGCCGTCGCGAAGTCTTGCCGCGAGAGGCCGCCGGCCAACTGCCCGGCCCAATACGACACATCGGCGGCCGACGCCGCGCGGCCCAACACGTCTTGGAAGGCCGCCGCCACGTAGTCCTGCAACTGGCTCAGCGTCGGGCTCGGTCCTAGATGCGCCACGGGCAGCGGGGCCGGACCCGCCGGCGGCGCCGTCAGGCCCGAAAGCACCGGGTCGCCGGCCAGCGCTTGTTGGAAAATGCTGGGCAGCGACGTCACCGGCGCGAATCGCGCCGTCAGAAACGTGAGCGCGTCGATCCGGCCGTTCACCTGCACGACGTCGCTGGCGCTGTTGATTTCGGTGTTGGGCGTCACCGCGACCGCCGTGCCGCCGCCGGCGTTGACCGTGCTGTTCCCGTTGCCCGTCAACTGCTTGTAACTGACGGTGCCGTCGGCGTTGTATTGCGGAGCGAACTCGGCGAAGACGAAACTCGTTGCACTGCGGGCAGCGAGGCTCTCGCCCGTGCCGCTGGTGTCGCCTCCGCCGAACAGCACGTCCTCTCCCGTGCCGCCCAACAGGGTGTCGGCGTTGAGGCCGCCGATCAGCACGCCGAACGCACTCGTGTCGTTGGCCAGATCGTTGGAATCGACCGGCGAGCCATACATATAAAGGCTCTGGATGTTCTGGATTTGAATCGGGTCGGCGCTACCAAAATTGCCGACGTGCGCGTGGTAGACGTTTCCGGTCGCGGCGGCCGTCTGCGGCACGACCACGTTGAGCTTGTTATGGAAACCGCCGGGGCTGGTGCCGCCGTCGAGCTTCAACGTCGTCGTAATCGGCAACTCGCCGGGACCGGCCGACCCGTCGGCATTCTTCGTGGCGGTGTTCGGTAGGAACAGATTGAACGTATCGTCGACCAACTGGCTGCCAAGCTGGTTGCCGCCATTCACCTCGACCGTCGTGCCCGCGCCCATGTCGAGATACTCGACGAGCACGTGCGGCGCGTTCAAGGGGCGGCCGATCGACATGTTGTCGATGTTGTACACCTGCCCGCTGGTCGAACCTTGATCGTTGAGATCGAGGGTTTTCACCTTATCGACGACCAAGAGTCCGGCGATGCCGTCGAGGCGATGGCCCAGGTCGCCCACGTCGACGGTTCCGCTGGCCTGTCCCTTGAGATTGACCGGCGTGGTGCCGAGCGTGCTTTGAACATTGAAATCGAGGGCGGCGTTGGTGCCCAAATTCACGTAGACTTGTGCCAGGCCGCTGTAATTCACGGTTCCGGCCATGCCCAGCCCGGTGATGCTGGTGGCGGTGAGCGTGCCGGAAGTGCTGGTGGCGTCGCCGCCGTCGTCGAGGTTCAGCGTATTGTTGGCCCCGGCCGCGGCGACGTTCACGGTGCCGGCAATTCCGGAGACGACGCCCGCGCCGCTCGCGCCGGCGGTCGACGAGATGTTGACGGTGTCGCCGCCGCCGTTGGCGTTGATGTTGGTGGTGGTGCCCCCCAGCGTTTGTTGGAGGTTGATCGTGTCGTTGCCCGCCCCGCTGAAGACGTTGATGGTGGGCGAGTTGATGGCGCCATCGAGATCGATCGTGGCACCGGGGGTGGTATCGTTGTTGTTGAAATCGGCCCGCAGGGTGACGGTTCCGGCGGTGGCCGCGAGGGTACTGCCGGCGTCGATCTTCAGATTGTCGCCGGCCCGCAGCTCGATGTTGCCGCCGCTCGACGTCAACGTGGAGCCGCCGCCGAGCTCCAGGTTGTCTTTCGGACCGCCGGCTTCGTCGTGCTGTTCCTCGGCCACGGTGATCAGGACGTTGCCCGTGGTAGTGACGTTGATGCCGGAGTTGAGCGTAAACGGTCCGCTGGTGATGGTCAGCGCGGCGAGCGGATGGAGGCCGCCCACCTTACCCTCGAACTGCACGACGCCAAAGTTGCCGAAGGCGCGGCCGCCGCTAGTGTCGATCGTCAGCGCGGCGCCGCCGAGATTCAGCGCATCGACCGTCGAACTGAAGGTCACGTTGGCGTTGTCGTTGAGCGTGGCCAACGTGTCGTCGATCGTTACCTGCACTGCGCCGCCGTAGCTCTGAGCGCCGGCGGATCTGATCAGGCCACCGTTGAGGTTGGACGTGCCGGTCACTGACAGCGAGTTCAGCGCGAATAGGCCGCCCACCGCGCCATCAAAGGTCACCGCGGCGTTGATCATCAACGCACGGGGAGTGGCGTCGCTGTCCAGCATGCTGGCGAAGGTGACCGAGGTGGCATTGAGCGTAGTGTCGGCCGAGAGCGTCGCCGCTCCGCCGTAATCCTGCGTGGTGGTGGTCGTAACCGCGCCCCCCTCAATGTCGGCCGTGCCTGTCACCGACAGCGACTTCAAGGGATTGGCGCCGCCGACCGCGCCGTCAAACGTGGCCGCACCGTGGATCGTGAGAACTCGGGCTGTGGTGTCGCTGTTCAGCGTACCGGCGAACGTCACCGTGGTGGCGTTGAGCGTGGTATCGGCCGAGAGCGTCACCGCTCCGGCGTAGCTTTGCCTGGTGGTGGTCGTGACGGCGCCCCCCTCAATGTCAGCCGTACCCGTCACCGACAAGGATTTCAGGGCGTGTAGGCCGCCCACCACGCCATCGAACAGGGCGTCGCCCGTGACGGTCAAGGCGTCGGTGTTGCTGGCGGCGTCGTCGAGCGTGCCGCCAAAGGTGATGGTGGTGCCGGTCAGATCGAGAGCCTTGCTCGTCGGCCCGACCGTGACCGCGCCGTCGTAGTTTTGCATCGTGCTGGTGGTGACCGCGCTGGCGGCCGAAGCGAAGCTGCTCGTTCCCGTGACGTGCAGCAAGAGCAGCTCTTTGGCGCCGCCCACCACGCCGTCGAACACGGCGTTGCCGCTGACGGTCAAGGCGTCGGTGTTGCTGGCGGCGTCGTCAACCGTGCTTCCAAAGGTGACCGTGGTGCCGGTCAGATCGAGGGCCTTGCTCGTCGGTCCGACCGTGACGGAGCCGTCGTAGCTTTGCGTCGTGCTGGTGGCGACCCCGCTGGCGGCCGAGGCGAAGCTGGTCGTTCCCGTGACATGCAGCGAGAGCAGCTCTTTGGCGCCGCCCACCACGCCGCCGAACACGGCGTTGCCGCTGACGGTCAAGGCGTCGGTGTTGCTGGCGGCGTCGTCAACCGTGCTGCCAAAGGTGACCGTGGTGCCGGTCAGATCGAGAGCCTTGCTCGTCGGTCCGACCGTGACGGAGCCGTCGTAGCTTTGCGTCGTGCTGGTGGCGACCCCGCTGGCGGCCGAGGCGAAGCTGGTCGTTCCCGTGACATGCAGCGAGAGCAGATCCTTGGCGCCGCCCACCACGCCGCCGAACACGGCGTTGCCGCTGACGGTCAAGGCGTCGGTGTTGCTGGCGGCGTCGTCGAGCGTGCTGCCAAAGCTGATCGTGGTGCCCGTCAGATCGAGAGCCTTGCTCGTCGGCCCGACCGTGACCGTGCCATCGTAATTTTGCGTTGTGCCGGTGGTGACCGCGCTGGCGGCTAAGGCGAAGCTGCTCGTTCCCGTGACGTGCAGCGAGCGCAGCTCTTTGGCGCCGCCCACCACGCCGCCGAACACGGCGTTGCCGCTGACGGTCAAGGCGTCGGTGTTGCTGGCGGCGTCGTCGAGCGTGCTGCCAAACGTCACGATGCCCCCGGTGCTGGTGAGATCCAGAGCAGCCCCCGTCGGACCAGCGGTCACGGTCCCATTGTAGTTCTGGGCGCCGCTGGTGGTGACGGCGCTGGCCAGCAGGGTGAAGTCGCTGGTGCCCGTCACGGTCAACGACTTCAGTGGCGTGCCACCGACCACGTTGTCGAACACGGCATTGCCGCTGACGGTGAGCGCGTCGGTGTTGGCGGTGGCGTCGTTCACGGTGTTGCCGAAGGTCACGCTGCCGCCGGTGCTGGTGAGGTCCAGAGCGGCCCCTGTGGGACCGACGGTCACGGCCCCGTTGTAGTTCTGGGCGCCGCTGGTGGTGACGGCGCTGGCCAGCAGGGTGAAGTCGCTGGTGCCCGTCACGGTCAACGACTTCAGCGGCGTGCCGCCGACCACGTTGTCGAACACGGCGTCGCCGGTGACGGTGAGAGCGTCGGTGTCGGCGGTGGCGTCGTTCACGGTGTTGCCGAAGTTCACGCTGCCGGCGGTGCTGGTGAGGTCCAGCGCGGCCCCGGTCGGACCGACGGTCACGGGCCCGTTGTAGTTCTGGGCGCCGCTGGTGGTGACGGCGCTGGCCAGCAGGGTGAAGTCGCTGGTGCCCGTCACGGTCAACGACTTCAGTGGCGTGCCGCCGACCACGTTGTCGAACACGGCATTGCCGCTGACGGTGAGCGCGTCGGTGTCGGCGGTGGCGTCGTTCACGGTGTTGCCGAAGGTCACGCTGCCTCCGGTGCTGGTGAGGTCCAGCGCGGCGCCCGTCGGACCGACGGTCACGGGCCCGTTGTAGTTCTGGGCGCCGCTGGTGGTGACGGCGCTGGCCAGGAGCGTGAAGTCGCTGGTGCCCGTCACGGTCAACGACTTCAGTGGCGTGCCGCCGACCACGTTGTCGAACACGGCATTGCCGGTGACGGTGAGCGCGTTGGTGTTGGCGGTGGCGTCGTTCACGGTGTTGCCGAAGGTCACGATGCCGCCGGTGCTGATGAGGTTCAGAGCGGCCCCCGTGGGACCGACGGTCACGGGCCCGTTGTAGTTCTGAGCGCCGCTGGTGGTGACGGCGCTGGCCAGGACGGTGAAGTCGCTGGTGCCCGTCACGGTCAACGACTTCAGCGGCGTACCGCCGACCACATTGTCGAACACGGCGTTGCCGGTCACGGTGAGCGCGTCGGTGTCGGCGGTGGCGTCGTTCACCGTGCTGCCGAAGGTCACGATGCCGCCGGTGCTGGTG
This genomic window contains:
- a CDS encoding Gfo/Idh/MocA family oxidoreductase, which gives rise to MSRSSRRHFLKTSLAAAGAAGVATFAGTQASAKARGANDAIRVGIAGLNGRGGEHLKQFASLPGVEITYLIDPDQKVLERRVKEVESLTGRKPQAIQDVRKALDDKELDVITVATPNHWHSLIAIWACQAGKDVYVEKPCSHNVHEGRIAVETARKYNRIVQHGTQSRSDSDWAGAVDFVRSGKAGKLQVARGLVYKPRPSIGFKKAEAPPDYLDFNLWLGPATEQPFHRNLVHYNWHWFWDTGNGDIGNQGVHQMDIARWGIDGATFPKSVIGLGGRFGYEDQGQTANTQIAVFDYGDAQLIFEVRGLPTENFAHTGHGSDNVFHCEGGLVTRKQFYPKGSAQPEPIPSAPIGPGKNHFANFISAVRSRNQSELNADILEGHYSSALCHLANISYRLGEKVPFNPQTKAFGDNKEAYETLARMEQHLTRNGLKLDEIDYLLGRKLAFDSQKELFVGDEQANRMLTRDYRAPFVVPEKVA
- a CDS encoding RluA family pseudouridine synthase; the protein is MLKLDVIYEDNHLLVVNKPAGIATQGAEAHQSSLLTLAKQYIKQKYRKPGKVYLGTVSRLDAAVSGVVVFARTSKAAARLSEQFREQTVKKLYWAVVSGNPAESDTCVDWLAKDEPRQRMRVVEPGTAGAQLARLTYRRLRRLAAGWLLEITLESGRKHQIRVQLAGRRLPVVGDRKYGSGETFSQGIALHARMLQLVHPTRDEAMIWKAEPPAAWSALGLKP
- a CDS encoding fumarylacetoacetate hydrolase family protein yields the protein MLQRLFYSPITTTGEYAMRLVSYLSADGPRIAAVRGERYIDLSASGLPSSMRALLALGDDGQKRAARAAAEGPEIDPAAIKKLLAPVPDAQKVICVGLNYADHARETGGTPPDEPVIFNKFPTALIGHGEAIVLPRVSQQVDYEAELVAVIGRRGRDIPRARAYEYIAGYCPGHDVSARDWQTGKPSRQWLLGKTFDTFGPCGPAIVTKDEVADPCKLGIRFRLNGETMQNSNTDQFIFPVDELVAYVSQVCTLEPGDLIFTGTPPGVGVARKPQVFLKPGDVAEVEIDGLGLLRNPVVGA
- a CDS encoding DUF4058 family protein produces the protein MPNPFPGVNPYLEDPGVWPDFHSEFISCLRHQIRQRLPRGYHARINERTLLFDMTGDFGQSRETYVQIYHRPERSLVGIIELLSPTNKTGQGRGDYLAKRNAILCQPVHLVELDLLIGGQRLPLAKPLPPARYYAFVSRADQRPMCQIVPWGVRQPLPTIAIPLLPGDPDVALELGAVFEETYERGGYDNDVDYTAPSPARLDDADSQWAAELARQGS
- a CDS encoding serine/threonine-protein kinase — its product is MSKSIFQQSAIASGLLTRQELDEAIALASAERHKSGAVSDERLAKKLIDLGKINRWQAQELGRGRIKFTLGAYHLIDSLGKGGMGEVYKAEHSVMGRMVAVKVLPPHKTTPESVASFIREIRTQAQLDHENLVRAYDAGHDLNVHFLVTEYVPGNNLRNLIRREGRLSMQSAASIISQGARGLAYAHSRGLIHRDVKPGNLLVTNDGHTKVSDLGLSGYFNDPEQTDIHGGKVVGTADYLAPEQITAPERPTPVSDIYALGCTMYYAVTGKVPFPGGTPREKARKHCHEYPLDPRRLNSELSDEFVEVIADMMAKAPEERIPTANDVMARLAPWVEGTMEPRREAALAAPVQLSYSPPRPVPTLSDTTPIFVSPPAEDPSQVESPSQLSLGTQPVGMASQETVPMYPLEPSIWQSQFGDISPLVKILIGVGMITAIGTILAVVIGLIYAAATSP